In the Alteromonas sp. M12 genome, one interval contains:
- the rnk gene encoding nucleoside diphosphate kinase regulator has product MQNKPEIFISTSDLAMLEEQLEASKLPEELVAALEDELARATVIDGKNMPEDVVTIGKQVTFKILDSDKLFTKTLCLPADTAKHADSISVFAPIGSALLGLRAGQSIDWQTQRGQQSVQIVQVNTGSS; this is encoded by the coding sequence ATGCAAAATAAACCTGAAATATTTATTTCAACTTCTGATTTAGCCATGCTTGAGGAACAACTTGAAGCGTCAAAATTGCCTGAAGAATTAGTCGCTGCCTTAGAAGATGAACTTGCCCGAGCAACCGTTATTGACGGTAAAAATATGCCAGAAGATGTAGTGACTATTGGCAAACAAGTGACCTTCAAAATACTAGATAGCGATAAGTTGTTTACAAAAACCTTATGCCTTCCCGCCGATACGGCCAAGCATGCAGATAGCATTTCAGTTTTTGCTCCCATAGGTTCAGCTTTATTAGGCTTAAGAGCTGGTCAGAGTATTGACTGGCAAACTCAACGTGGGCAGCAGTCAGTGCAAATAGTACAAGTGAATACTGGATCTAGCTAA
- the gdhA gene encoding NADP-specific glutamate dehydrogenase produces the protein MTYTNQTISDLKQTSPAQAEFYQAVEEVLNSLDPILESNSKYRQQAIIQRIVEPERQIMFRVPWIDDNGDIQVNKGYRVEFNSALGPYKGGLRFHPSVNASIIKFLGFEQIFKNSLTGLSIGGGKGGANFNPRGRSNNEIMRFCQSFMSELYRHIGPTTDVPAGDIGVGAAEIGYMFGQYKRLTGRYEGILTGKGLLWGGSLARKEATGYGTVYFADNMLKAREDSLEGKTCLVSGAGNVAIYAMEKLYQLGATPISCSDSSGTIYHPNGIDLELVKQLKEQQQASLIAYIEKYPNAKYTPTSDYPSDGHAVWRYCADAAFPCATQNELTKSDAEELLANGCHLVCEGANMPSTQEAADLFVASDIAYGPGKAANAGGVATSQLEMAQNASMQKWTFEQVDQQLQHIMENIFVTANETAKEFGQAGNLVLGANIAGFRRVADAMIEQGVV, from the coding sequence ATGACATACACAAATCAAACTATTTCAGACTTAAAACAAACCAGCCCAGCTCAGGCGGAGTTCTATCAAGCCGTTGAAGAAGTGCTGAACTCCTTGGATCCCATATTGGAATCCAACAGTAAATATCGTCAACAAGCAATTATTCAACGTATAGTCGAGCCGGAACGGCAGATTATGTTTCGCGTTCCTTGGATTGATGATAATGGCGACATTCAGGTCAATAAGGGGTATCGGGTTGAGTTTAATTCTGCCCTTGGACCCTATAAAGGCGGCTTAAGATTTCATCCTTCGGTGAATGCTAGCATCATAAAGTTTTTAGGCTTTGAGCAAATTTTTAAAAACTCCCTTACCGGTCTATCTATTGGCGGAGGTAAAGGTGGAGCAAACTTTAATCCTAGAGGACGTTCCAATAATGAAATTATGCGTTTTTGCCAATCTTTTATGAGTGAACTTTACCGTCATATTGGCCCAACTACAGATGTTCCTGCGGGCGATATTGGCGTGGGCGCAGCTGAAATAGGTTATATGTTTGGTCAATATAAGCGCCTAACTGGGCGTTACGAAGGGATCCTAACTGGAAAAGGTCTGCTTTGGGGAGGTTCATTAGCACGTAAAGAAGCCACTGGATACGGAACAGTGTATTTTGCAGATAATATGCTAAAAGCCAGAGAAGACAGTTTAGAGGGGAAAACGTGTTTAGTTTCAGGGGCGGGTAATGTGGCAATTTATGCAATGGAAAAACTTTATCAGTTGGGGGCTACGCCCATCAGTTGCAGCGATTCTTCAGGCACTATTTATCATCCCAATGGTATCGACCTAGAATTGGTAAAGCAGCTCAAAGAACAGCAACAAGCCAGTTTAATTGCTTATATTGAAAAGTATCCTAATGCTAAATATACGCCGACTTCAGATTATCCATCAGACGGTCATGCAGTTTGGCGTTATTGCGCTGATGCTGCATTTCCATGCGCGACGCAGAATGAGTTAACCAAGTCAGATGCTGAAGAATTACTCGCTAATGGTTGTCACTTGGTTTGCGAGGGGGCCAATATGCCATCCACTCAAGAGGCTGCCGATTTGTTTGTTGCATCTGATATCGCTTATGGCCCGGGCAAAGCCGCTAATGCTGGTGGTGTGGCAACAAGCCAACTGGAAATGGCGCAAAATGCGAGTATGCAGAAGTGGACGTTTGAACAAGTTGATCAGCAACTACAGCACATTATGGAAAACATTTTTGTGACTGCAAATGAGACAGCCAAAGAATTTGGCCAGGCTGGAAATCTCGTTCTTGGTGCCAATATAGCCGGCTTTCGCCGTGTTGCGGATGCGATGATCGAACAAGGTGTTGTTTAG
- a CDS encoding efflux RND transporter periplasmic adaptor subunit: protein MRLFLRALPARFLLALSVVLLSACGEESQPQNQVEKRVVKLTPVMSASIQDQSTFPAVVSAVKTIDLSFEVTGRLIQTDIVAGEKVKKGHLLASLDPKPFERRVKEQQTRLQQADRELSRIVSMFDKKLVSQSNLDDAKTEYELAEIDLSNAQQDLAYTKLHAPFDALVAKRLIDNNSFVTAGQSIAQLQDVSRIYFNINVPERLLSANQGREIFRAQASILGNPDKWYDLVYVEHSTQPDAVTQTYQAVFALEGQNQIQVTPGARAIVNVTVETPNSNGNLLIPFRALVGSDDEGFFVWRYLAEIQSVEKVPVEVLSVEDAVVVIDGPLNEQDFVISAGAAQVHAGMKVEPYHGEK, encoded by the coding sequence ATGAGATTATTTTTACGTGCACTGCCTGCCCGTTTTTTATTAGCGCTTTCAGTGGTGTTGCTGAGTGCTTGTGGTGAAGAAAGCCAACCGCAAAACCAGGTAGAAAAGCGAGTTGTGAAACTAACACCAGTAATGTCTGCGTCTATTCAAGATCAGTCGACATTTCCAGCAGTTGTATCAGCTGTGAAAACCATCGACTTAAGCTTTGAGGTGACAGGGCGCTTGATTCAAACGGATATTGTTGCGGGTGAAAAGGTTAAAAAAGGCCATTTGCTGGCGAGTTTAGACCCTAAACCCTTTGAAAGAAGAGTAAAAGAACAACAAACTCGACTACAACAAGCCGACAGAGAGTTGAGTAGAATTGTGTCTATGTTTGACAAAAAACTCGTTTCTCAAAGTAATTTAGATGACGCGAAAACGGAATACGAGTTAGCCGAAATAGATTTATCTAACGCCCAACAAGACCTTGCATATACCAAGCTGCATGCGCCTTTTGATGCGCTGGTCGCTAAGCGTTTAATTGATAACAACAGTTTTGTCACAGCTGGCCAATCGATAGCTCAACTGCAAGACGTGTCCCGTATCTATTTTAATATTAATGTGCCAGAGAGATTGTTGTCTGCAAATCAAGGGCGCGAAATATTCAGGGCGCAGGCGTCGATACTCGGTAACCCCGATAAATGGTACGATTTAGTTTACGTGGAGCATTCCACTCAGCCCGATGCGGTTACACAAACCTACCAAGCGGTATTCGCTTTAGAAGGTCAAAACCAAATTCAGGTTACTCCAGGTGCAAGAGCAATAGTAAATGTGACAGTGGAAACTCCCAATTCAAATGGTAATTTACTTATTCCTTTTAGGGCTCTAGTAGGAAGCGATGATGAAGGTTTTTTTGTATGGCGTTATCTTGCTGAGATTCAGTCAGTTGAAAAAGTGCCTGTTGAAGTGTTAAGTGTTGAAGATGCTGTGGTAGTCATCGATGGCCCATTAAATGAGCAAGATTTTGTTATCTCCGCAGGTGCCGCTCAAGTTCATGCGGGTATGAAAGTCGAACCTTATCACGGAGAAAAATAA
- a CDS encoding 3',5'-cyclic-nucleotide phosphodiesterase, protein MKNFASLTKQLLALTLIISFQTFAHQHAGMAETSQSSAFELIVLGDSGGIEDGNLSAFLLRSLNSSHYVALDAGTIVNGINQSVQQNAFADLPIKQNDNWTTAGTILREHVKGYLISHAHLDHINGMLVASPEDTSKNIYGLASVNKMIGETYFNGKAWANFTDRGIPPMLNKYHVVDLPVGKPINIEDTDLVVTAFSLSHPVESSAFVIENGSDMFVYFGDTGPDVVEKQGKLEAIWTYLAKQIKHKQLRGMVIEVSFENERPHNLLFGHLTPKLLIQELHNFASKIDGETPLNNLKVVISHIKYTLAKGVNPRHNIKQQLDEANDLGLEIIIPHQGQKLLF, encoded by the coding sequence ATGAAAAATTTTGCAAGCCTTACTAAACAGCTACTAGCCTTAACACTAATCATCTCGTTTCAGACTTTTGCACATCAACATGCTGGCATGGCCGAAACATCCCAATCTTCCGCATTTGAACTTATCGTTTTAGGCGATAGTGGTGGCATTGAGGATGGTAATTTAAGTGCATTTTTATTACGTTCACTCAATAGTTCTCACTATGTCGCGTTAGATGCAGGGACAATAGTGAACGGTATTAATCAAAGTGTTCAACAAAACGCTTTCGCTGACTTACCTATTAAGCAAAATGACAACTGGACAACAGCGGGAACCATTTTAAGAGAACATGTTAAGGGTTACTTAATTAGCCATGCCCACCTTGATCATATAAATGGCATGTTGGTCGCCTCCCCCGAAGACACGAGTAAAAATATCTATGGGTTAGCATCGGTGAATAAAATGATTGGCGAAACCTACTTTAACGGCAAAGCTTGGGCGAATTTCACCGATCGAGGTATTCCACCAATGTTGAATAAATACCATGTTGTTGATCTGCCTGTTGGCAAACCCATAAACATTGAAGACACAGATCTTGTGGTAACCGCCTTTAGTCTTAGTCACCCGGTTGAGTCCAGTGCATTTGTAATTGAAAATGGCAGTGATATGTTTGTGTATTTTGGTGATACCGGACCCGATGTTGTAGAGAAACAGGGTAAACTCGAAGCAATTTGGACATACCTTGCAAAGCAAATAAAGCATAAACAATTGCGCGGTATGGTAATTGAAGTATCTTTTGAAAATGAACGTCCACACAACTTATTATTTGGCCACCTAACCCCGAAATTGTTAATCCAAGAGTTACATAATTTTGCCTCCAAAATTGATGGCGAAACGCCGCTAAACAACCTTAAAGTGGTGATTAGTCATATTAAGTATACTCTGGCTAAAGGTGTCAATCCTCGTCATAACATCAAACAACAACTCGATGAAGCAAATGACTTAGGCTTGGAAATTATCATTCCTCATCAGGGGCAAAAACTGCTGTTTTAA
- a CDS encoding efflux RND transporter permease subunit, with protein MDLARYAMRTPVNIWLLILVFLIGGLIALAEIGRLENPAFTIKQVKVITAFPGASARKVEEQLTEPLEIALQQMPQLYRLTSISSPGQSEITVEVQHHYDSDMLPQIWDELRKRLSDMSDSLPVGAQEPKVYDDFGDVYGLYFALVAPDFTPYEMREFARIIRRQLLTTEGVAKVEVSGVLQEQVVAYIDPYQIAGLGMSFPDIVGLFEDNLNPLKSGRIQVDGKKIRLLVEESPNQLEEIGNLSLVIPGSNRSVRIKDIARLELEPAEIQSSLIRYQGSEAITLAVSAIDGVNIVEVGDHVRQTVDGLLDELPLGMKLTPIYDQAKIVEDSVGGFILNLIMSVVVVTLTLWLFMGWRSSIIVGMVLVVTVMGTVLIMWLMGVQLQRISLGAMVIAMGMLVDNAIVVAEGMMLKIRGGNKPVDAASFMVKRTQWPLLGATIIGITAFSGIGLSDDSTGEFLYSLFLVVLVSLMLSWVLAVTVVPVLGGYVYKSEKVVGEEPGISGVQKVFLGVLHKALHFRWVTLTSLLIITVIAFAGFGYLKQGFFPSSNAPIFFVHYWGPQDQDIRYTEGKIAQAEKRILTFDAVESVTSFVGRGADRFTLTYSPEANNESYGLLFVRVHNRDDIEALLPALLAKLKDVDLDASFYIERMQFGPGGGSKLQARFSGPDPLVLRQLAEKTQRIFTDDGSIRDIRHDWREKGLALNAHYDEFNAGMSGISRSDFNDAIQYASDGLSLGVVRDGDYSYPIKAKMATAGQTPIEAIENNLVWSSQQRVYVPFRQVSKGLELVNENVLIQRRDRIRTITIKAEPGFNETAGEAFARIRPKIEAIELPEGYRLEWGGEYENSNDAQAALSKGLPVGFIVMFLISVVLFGRVKQPLIIWMVVPMAAVGVVAGLLITNMPFGFMSLLGFLSLFGMLIKNAIVLIEEIDLLIEEGQTPKLAITNASLSRLRPVSLAAITTILGMAPLLFDAFFADMAVTIMGGLAFATVLTLIAVPVLYSVFFNISYRK; from the coding sequence ATGGATTTAGCGCGTTATGCAATGCGTACGCCAGTGAATATCTGGTTGCTTATTTTAGTCTTCTTGATCGGTGGTTTAATTGCACTTGCGGAAATTGGACGTCTTGAAAATCCTGCGTTTACTATTAAGCAAGTAAAGGTCATTACTGCTTTTCCAGGGGCTAGCGCAAGAAAGGTAGAAGAGCAATTAACAGAACCTCTGGAGATTGCACTCCAGCAAATGCCCCAACTTTATCGTTTAACTTCAATCTCATCACCAGGGCAGTCTGAAATTACCGTGGAAGTACAGCATCACTATGACAGTGATATGTTGCCACAAATTTGGGACGAATTAAGAAAACGACTCAGTGATATGAGTGACTCTTTACCTGTTGGTGCGCAAGAACCTAAGGTCTATGATGATTTTGGGGATGTTTACGGATTATATTTTGCGTTGGTTGCGCCAGATTTTACGCCTTATGAAATGCGCGAATTTGCACGTATCATTCGCAGACAATTGCTGACCACTGAAGGGGTAGCAAAAGTAGAAGTCAGTGGCGTATTACAAGAGCAAGTGGTTGCTTATATTGATCCCTACCAGATTGCTGGTTTAGGTATGAGCTTTCCTGATATTGTGGGCTTATTCGAAGACAATTTAAATCCCCTCAAAAGTGGTCGGATTCAAGTGGATGGGAAAAAAATCAGATTACTTGTTGAAGAATCACCAAATCAATTGGAAGAAATCGGCAATTTATCGTTAGTTATCCCTGGTAGTAACCGTTCGGTGCGAATCAAAGATATCGCCAGACTGGAGCTTGAACCTGCTGAAATTCAATCGTCGTTAATTCGCTACCAAGGTAGTGAAGCCATCACTCTTGCAGTATCTGCCATCGACGGTGTGAATATCGTTGAAGTGGGAGATCATGTCCGTCAAACGGTCGATGGTTTGCTCGATGAATTACCGCTGGGGATGAAGCTGACCCCCATTTATGATCAAGCAAAAATTGTTGAAGATTCTGTGGGCGGATTCATTTTGAATCTTATCATGTCTGTTGTGGTCGTTACCTTAACGCTTTGGTTATTTATGGGCTGGCGTTCTTCTATTATAGTCGGCATGGTTTTGGTTGTTACCGTAATGGGAACAGTGCTGATTATGTGGCTGATGGGTGTGCAACTTCAACGTATTTCTTTGGGAGCTATGGTCATCGCAATGGGGATGTTAGTTGACAACGCCATTGTGGTTGCCGAGGGTATGATGCTGAAAATTCGAGGTGGTAATAAACCCGTAGATGCTGCCAGTTTTATGGTGAAACGTACTCAATGGCCGTTGCTTGGCGCAACAATTATTGGGATTACGGCCTTCTCTGGAATAGGTTTATCAGATGACTCCACTGGTGAGTTTTTGTATTCCCTGTTTTTAGTCGTTTTAGTTTCACTGATGTTAAGTTGGGTGTTAGCTGTGACAGTCGTACCAGTGTTAGGTGGTTATGTTTATAAATCTGAAAAAGTGGTTGGCGAAGAACCGGGTATCAGTGGTGTACAAAAAGTATTTTTAGGTGTTTTGCATAAAGCCTTGCATTTTAGGTGGGTGACACTGACTTCGTTATTGATTATTACAGTTATTGCTTTTGCGGGCTTTGGTTATCTAAAACAAGGTTTTTTCCCTTCTTCAAATGCGCCGATTTTCTTTGTGCATTATTGGGGGCCACAGGACCAAGATATACGTTATACAGAAGGCAAAATTGCACAAGCAGAAAAACGCATTCTAACCTTCGATGCTGTGGAATCGGTTACCAGCTTTGTGGGAAGAGGTGCAGACCGTTTTACCCTGACCTATTCGCCCGAAGCGAATAATGAGAGCTACGGTTTGTTGTTTGTACGTGTCCACAACCGAGATGATATAGAAGCTCTGCTTCCTGCCCTTTTAGCAAAACTTAAGGATGTTGACCTTGATGCGAGTTTTTATATTGAACGAATGCAATTTGGTCCAGGTGGTGGGTCTAAACTACAGGCTCGCTTCTCCGGCCCTGATCCATTAGTTCTGCGCCAATTAGCCGAAAAAACACAACGGATTTTCACTGATGACGGAAGTATCCGCGATATTCGTCATGATTGGCGCGAAAAAGGTCTTGCTTTGAATGCCCATTACGATGAGTTTAATGCCGGTATGTCAGGTATATCACGGTCCGATTTTAACGACGCCATTCAATATGCCAGTGATGGATTATCTTTAGGTGTGGTGCGCGATGGTGACTATTCCTACCCTATTAAAGCCAAAATGGCGACCGCTGGACAAACACCCATTGAAGCGATAGAAAACAACTTAGTGTGGAGTTCTCAGCAACGAGTTTATGTTCCTTTTCGACAAGTGTCCAAAGGATTGGAACTGGTAAATGAAAATGTATTGATACAGCGTCGAGATAGGATTAGAACCATCACCATTAAAGCTGAACCAGGTTTTAATGAAACCGCAGGAGAAGCCTTTGCGCGTATTCGTCCTAAAATTGAAGCTATTGAATTACCCGAAGGTTATAGACTTGAATGGGGAGGAGAATATGAAAATTCGAATGATGCACAAGCGGCATTAAGTAAAGGACTGCCGGTCGGATTCATAGTGATGTTTTTAATCTCTGTCGTTTTGTTTGGGCGGGTTAAGCAACCATTGATCATTTGGATGGTTGTACCTATGGCGGCAGTGGGAGTCGTGGCTGGGTTGTTAATTACCAACATGCCGTTTGGATTTATGTCGTTGTTAGGGTTTTTGAGTTTATTTGGTATGTTGATTAAAAATGCCATTGTGTTGATCGAAGAAATCGATTTGCTGATAGAAGAAGGTCAGACCCCGAAGCTAGCCATAACCAATGCCAGTTTAAGTCGTTTGAGACCCGTTTCATTAGCCGCAATCACCACGATTTTAGGTATGGCACCTCTTTTGTTTGATGCGTTTTTTGCTGACATGGCAGTGACAATTATGGGGGGATTGGCTTTCGCCACTGTACTCACGTTAATTGCTGTGCCCGTGTTGTATAGTGTATTTTTCAATATTAGCTACAGAAAATAA
- a CDS encoding TetR/AcrR family transcriptional regulator yields MSTAKKNRSELKREAIVEAAKSAFQEFGVHATSMDRLAEIAEVSKRTVYNHFATKAELVLHLLTDKWETSILKSTMVYQADQPIYEQFVKLIKEQVNLMSDEEHIELVRVAIGSFFYKQDTLRKGVDRIIRLETAIHRFVRAAVKDNTLEIEDINFAVEQLNDLIKGRCFWPLVFKLQPPLSEAEKDFVSKQTADIFLNHYSTSRQQAQ; encoded by the coding sequence ATGAGCACAGCAAAAAAAAACCGTAGTGAATTAAAGCGTGAAGCAATAGTGGAAGCCGCCAAAAGTGCCTTCCAAGAGTTTGGTGTGCATGCCACTAGTATGGATCGGTTGGCTGAGATTGCTGAAGTGTCGAAACGGACTGTATATAATCATTTTGCCACTAAAGCCGAATTAGTTTTACATCTCTTAACTGATAAGTGGGAAACATCCATACTCAAAAGTACGATGGTTTACCAGGCTGATCAGCCAATCTATGAGCAATTTGTGAAGTTGATTAAAGAACAAGTGAATTTAATGAGCGACGAAGAACACATAGAATTAGTTCGTGTTGCCATAGGAAGCTTTTTTTACAAACAAGACACCTTAAGAAAAGGAGTCGACAGAATTATTAGGCTAGAAACTGCTATTCACCGTTTTGTCAGGGCGGCGGTAAAAGATAATACCTTGGAAATTGAAGACATTAATTTTGCAGTCGAACAATTAAATGACTTAATCAAAGGTCGTTGCTTTTGGCCTTTGGTGTTTAAACTACAGCCGCCACTTAGCGAAGCTGAAAAGGATTTCGTTAGCAAACAAACCGCAGATATTTTTCTAAATCACTATTCAACCTCACGACAGCAAGCTCAATAA
- a CDS encoding PHB depolymerase family esterase: protein MLLKNIRILNGLFWLTLILSSGANAGSWQNNQSVGGFSQVHIYTPDSISSVGQGRALLLVLHGCTQSIDTYLNANLEQAAEAYGMVVAVPNAMNKAGFGCWSYWQGTKSRTAADYQNLINLATALRSDPTYNIDDDQVYISGLSSGASFANTTACLAPDIFAGMGISAGPSIGTSSSGALGSCESANVASRCQTYAGAFASHFDTQIASIAHGDADTTVDTCYNQQNAQGMAAVYGVQQIPSSQQITLAGRTADETLWQDNRVSMLWLNGVDHSWSGGQGASGSYISGAGINYAMYLGQFFADNNQRVSRNLAPVVDSLNTQENSGTILITGTVSDPDGQVIQVDFEIEDSVGNNYSSSTQTFSNNSFSISSASLADELYLVTAVATDNLGAQSEATSSTVRIGPAPPATAPVLTEIIATVNNQCATVSGEVVDVNQNLSSVIVSFSTGNETAQLQGNTFSAQACSLAGGQQSATIVATDSTNLQATDTVSFSIDAGQTATLDQHINAGRLNYTNYANCYLEYSTNAFKLNEITASAQQCQWQDDDASCTGPVQACSTSNDDGGGNNDGGGNGDDEPTCEQFTTYNYYHKTAGRAYSSGNPYAPSYFAQGSDEALTGSTWGNTSLYSIDAQNWHLGSCPQ from the coding sequence ATGTTATTAAAAAATATTCGAATCCTGAATGGATTATTTTGGCTTACATTAATCTTGTCCTCAGGTGCCAATGCCGGTAGTTGGCAAAATAATCAATCTGTAGGTGGGTTTAGTCAGGTACATATCTATACCCCCGATAGCATCTCTTCCGTGGGTCAAGGACGAGCATTGTTGTTAGTTTTGCATGGCTGCACTCAGTCAATAGATACTTATTTAAATGCAAACTTGGAACAAGCAGCTGAGGCTTATGGAATGGTAGTTGCTGTGCCCAACGCCATGAATAAAGCAGGTTTTGGTTGCTGGTCATATTGGCAAGGGACCAAGTCAAGAACTGCCGCTGATTATCAAAACCTAATTAATCTAGCCACAGCATTGCGCAGTGACCCTACTTATAACATTGATGATGATCAGGTATATATTTCAGGACTTTCTTCAGGGGCATCATTTGCGAATACGACAGCGTGTTTAGCCCCAGATATTTTTGCAGGAATGGGGATTAGCGCGGGCCCCAGTATTGGCACAAGTTCCAGTGGCGCACTAGGAAGTTGCGAGTCGGCCAATGTAGCCAGTCGCTGCCAAACTTATGCTGGCGCTTTTGCTTCTCATTTCGATACACAGATTGCGTCAATAGCACATGGAGATGCTGACACCACGGTTGACACCTGTTACAACCAACAAAATGCACAAGGAATGGCCGCTGTTTATGGCGTACAACAAATCCCTAGCAGCCAACAGATTACCCTAGCCGGCAGAACCGCCGATGAAACTTTATGGCAAGACAACCGGGTTTCAATGTTGTGGTTAAATGGGGTTGACCACTCTTGGTCTGGAGGCCAAGGAGCGAGTGGCTCTTATATCAGTGGCGCAGGCATTAACTATGCGATGTATTTAGGACAATTTTTTGCTGACAACAATCAGCGAGTAAGCCGCAATTTAGCGCCTGTGGTAGATTCCTTAAATACTCAGGAAAATAGCGGAACAATTCTGATTACCGGCACAGTCAGTGACCCTGATGGACAGGTGATACAGGTTGATTTCGAGATAGAAGATTCGGTTGGGAATAATTATTCTAGCAGTACTCAAACCTTCTCTAATAACAGCTTTTCTATTTCAAGCGCCAGCCTTGCAGATGAGCTATATCTGGTGACGGCCGTTGCGACAGATAACCTAGGAGCGCAATCTGAGGCGACTTCGAGTACCGTTAGAATTGGACCTGCGCCCCCCGCTACAGCTCCTGTTTTAACTGAAATTATTGCCACTGTGAATAATCAATGCGCCACGGTTTCTGGCGAAGTGGTAGACGTTAATCAGAATTTAAGTAGTGTAATTGTCAGCTTCTCAACTGGAAATGAAACGGCTCAATTGCAAGGGAACACCTTTAGTGCTCAGGCATGCAGTTTAGCCGGAGGTCAGCAAAGTGCCACTATTGTGGCCACCGATTCTACAAACTTACAAGCAACGGATACTGTCAGTTTCAGCATTGATGCTGGCCAAACAGCCACATTAGATCAACATATAAACGCTGGCCGATTAAACTACACAAATTATGCAAATTGCTATTTAGAATACAGTACCAATGCATTTAAACTTAATGAAATAACCGCTTCAGCACAGCAATGTCAGTGGCAAGATGATGACGCCAGTTGTACTGGACCAGTTCAGGCATGCAGTACTTCAAATGATGATGGCGGTGGCAATAATGATGGCGGTGGAAATGGTGACGACGAACCAACTTGTGAGCAATTCACTACTTACAATTATTACCATAAGACTGCAGGCAGGGCTTATAGCTCAGGTAATCCGTACGCACCTAGCTATTTTGCGCAAGGTAGCGATGAAGCACTGACTGGCTCTACATGGGGAAATACCAGTTTATACAGTATAGATGCACAGAACTGGCATCTGGGTTCTTGTCCTCAGTAG